The following proteins are encoded in a genomic region of Pseudorca crassidens isolate mPseCra1 chromosome 5, mPseCra1.hap1, whole genome shotgun sequence:
- the RUBCN gene encoding run domain Beclin-1-interacting and cysteine-rich domain-containing protein isoform X9, whose amino-acid sequence MQSILYHGLIHDQVYCRQTDYWQFVKDIRWLSPHSALHVEKFINLQENGQSSTDGMSERAVAELWLQHSLQCHCLSAQLRPLLGDRQYIRKFYTDTAFLLSDSHVTAMLQCLEAVEQNNPRLLAQIDASMFARKHESPLLVTKSQSLTALPGSTYTPSTSYAQHSYFGSFSSLHQSIPHHGSERRSTSFSLCGPCQKPQESRGHVSPAEDQTVQAPLLPISALAGDSPSTPNEMSSSTLTSPLEAPWVSSQNDSPSDASEGPEYLAIGNQDPRGRTASCQSHSSNAESNSSNLFSSSSSQKRDSAASSLGDQEGGGKSQLSNVLRRSSFSEGQTLTVTGGTKRSHTRSHSDTNIASRGAPGGPRSITIIVEDPIAESCSDKSKLRGPLSYSGQSSEVSTPSSLYMEYEGSQYLCSGEGMFRRPSEGQSLISYLSEQDFGSCADLEKENAHFSISESLIAAIELMKCNMMSQCLEEEEGEEDSDREIQELKQKIRLRRQQIRTKNLLPVYQETENGSFRITSSSSQFSSRDSAQFSDSGSADEVDEFEIQDGSEGSNLTHMSKNGLSVSVASLFSDADIRRSTLSNNKSCVSSQSFSHCFLHSTSAEAVAMGLLKQFEGMQLPAASELEWLVPEHDAPQKLLPIPDSLPISPDDGQHADIYKLRIRVRGNLEWAPPRPQIIFNVHPAPTRKIAVAKQNYRCAGCGIRSDPDYIKRLRYCEYLGKYFCQCCHENAQMVIPSRVLRKWDFSKYYVSNFSKDLLIKIWNDPLFNVQDINSALYRKVKLLNQVRLLRVQLCHMKNMFKTCRLAKELLDSFDTVPGHLTEDLHLYSLNDLTAARKGELGPRLADLTRAGAAHVERCMLCQAKGFICEFCQNADDIIFPFELHKCRTCEECKACYHKACFKSGSCPRCERLQARRELLAKQSLESYMSDSEEEPTEALALEAAILETT is encoded by the exons GTGTATTGCCGCCAGACTGATTACTGGCAGTTTGTGAAAGACATCCGCTGGCTCAGTCCCCACTCGGCCCTTCATGTGGAGAAG TTCATCAACTTGCAGGAGAACGGCCAGAGCAGCACTGACGGCATGAGTGAGCGTGCCGTTGCGGAGCTGTGGCTGCAGCATAGCTTGCAGTGCCACTGTCTCTCAGCCCAGCTCCGACCTCTGCTGGGGGATAGACAGTATATCAGAAAATTCTACACAG ATACTGCTTTCCTGCTAAGCGACTCCCATGTCACGGCCATGCTCCAATGCCTAGAAGCAGTGGAACAGAACAACCCTCGTCTCCTGGCTCAGATTGATGCATCTATG tttgccAGAAAGCATGAGAGCCCGCTGCTGGTGACAAAGAGCCAGAGCCTGACAGCTCTGCCTGGTTCCACGTACACCCCTTCAACCAGTTATGCTCAGCATTCCTATTTTGGGTCCTTCTCTAGCCTCCACCAATCCATACCCCATCATGGCTCAG AAAGAAGATCTACTTCCTTTTCACTCTGTGGCCCATGCCAGAAACCTCAAGAAAGCAGAGGACATGTCTCGCCAGCAGAGGATCAAACCGTCCAAGCCCCTCTGCTTCCAATCTCTGCATTAGCCGGGGACTCCCCCTCGACCCCAAATGAGATGAGCTCCAGCACTCTGACCAGCCCCTTAGAAGCACCCTGGGTCAGCAGCCAGAATGATTCCCCAAGTGATGCCAGTGAGGGGCCTGAGTACTTGGCCATTGGCAACCAGGACCCCCGAGGCCGGACCGCCAGCTGTCAGAGTCACAGCAGCAATGCTGAGAGCAACAGCTCCAATTTGTTCTCCTCCAGCAGCTCCCAGAAGCGAGATTCTGCTGCTTCCTCTCTAGGGGACCaagagggaggtgggaagagCCAGTTGTCCAATGTCCTTCGCAGGTCTAGCTTCTCCGAGGGGCAAACACTCACTGTCACCGGTGGAACAAAGAGGAGCCATACTCGCTCCCATTCGGATACCAACATTGCCTCCAGAGGAGCCCCAG GAGGCCCCAGGAGTATCACCATTATAGTTGAAGATCCCATTGCAG AATCCTGCAGTGATAAGTCGAAGTTGAGAGGCCCCTTGTCCTACTCTGGTCAAAGCAGTGAAGTCAGCACACCCAGCTCTCTGTACATGGAGTATG AGGGCAGTCAGTACCTGTGCTCAGGAGAAGGCATGTTCCGAAGACCATCAGAGGGACAGTCCCTCATCAGCTACCTGTCTGAGCAAGACTTTGGCAGCTGTGCAGACCTGGAAAAG GAAAATGCCCACTTCAGCATCTCAGAATCCTTGATTGCTGCCATTGAGCTGATGAAGTGCAACATGATGAGCCAGTGcctagaagaggaggaaggggaggaggacagTGACAGGGAGATCCAGGAACTGAAGCAGAAGATCCGCCTTCGTCGCCAGCAGATCCGCACCAAGAATCTGCTCCCTGTGTACCAGGAGACTGAGAATGGAA gCTTTCGGATCACTTCCAGCAGCTCCCAGTTCAGTTCACGTGATTCAGCACAGTTCTCTGACTCTGGCTCTGCTGATGAGGTTGATGAATTTGAAATCCAAG ATGGTAGTGAAGGATCTAACCTGACTCACATGTCAAAGAATGGACTCTCAGTATCAGTGGCCTCGCTGTTTTCAG ATGCTGACATCAGAAGGAGCACACTCTCAAACAACAAATCATGTGTTTCCTCCCAGTCCTt CTCTCACTGCTTCCTACACTCCACGTCTGCTGAGGCAGTGGCCATGGGGCTCCTGAAGCAGTTTGAGGGGATGCAGCTCCCAGCCGCCTCAGAGCTAGAGTGGCTTGTTCCAGAGCACGATGCCCCTCAGAAG ctcctgcccatccctgactcactgcccatctcACCAGATGACGGGCAGCATGCTGACATCTACAAGCTACGTATTCGTGTTCGAGGCAACCTGGAGTgggccccaccccggcctcagaTAATTTTTAATGTTCATCCAGCCCCAAC GAGGAAAATCGCTGTGGCCAAGCAGAATTACCGCTGTGCAGGATGTGGCATCCGGAGTGACCCTG ATTACATCAAGCGGCTGCGGTACTGCGAGTACTTGGGCAAGTACTTCTGTCAGTGCTGCCACGAGAATGCCCAGATGGTTATCCCCAGCCGAGTTCTGCGCAAGTGGGACTTCAGCAAGTACTACGTCAGCAATTTCTCCAAGGACCTGCTCATTAAGATCTGGAACGATCCTCTCTTCAATGTGCAGGACATCAACAGTGCCCTCTATAGGAAGGTCAAGCTGCTCAATCAAGTCCGG CTGCTGCGGGTCCAGCTGTGTCACATGAAGAACATGTTCAAGACGTGCCGACTGGCCAAAGA GCTTCTGGACTCCTTTGACACAGTTCCAGGCCACCTGACAGAGGATCTCCACCTGTACTCGCTGAATGACCTGACTGCAGCCAGGAAGGGAGAGCTGGGGCCCCGGCTCGCTGACCTCACCAGGGCGGGGGCTGCCCACGTAGAGCGATGCATG CTTTGCCAAGCCAAGGGCTTCATCTGTGAGTTCTGTCAGAATGCGGATGACATCATCTTTCCCTTTGAGCTCCATAAGTGCCGGACCTGTGAAG AGTGTAAAGCGTGTTACCATAAAGCTTGTTTCAAGTCTGGAAGCTGTCCCCGCTGTGAGCGGCTGCAGGCCCGGCGGGAGTTGCTGGCCAAGCAGAGCCTGGAGTCCTACATGTCAGACTCTGAGGAAGAACCCACCGAGGCCTTGGCCCTGGAGGCCGCCATCCTGGAGACCACCTGA
- the RUBCN gene encoding run domain Beclin-1-interacting and cysteine-rich domain-containing protein isoform X6: MLTFPVSVPLLSRRSQNILHGTLLRHHLPSGERREHWQLLGNLKTTVEGLVSANSPNVWSKYGGLERLCRDMQSILYHGLIHDQVYCRQTDYWQFVKDIRWLSPHSALHVEKFINLQENGQSSTDGMSERAVAELWLQHSLQCHCLSAQLRPLLGDRQYIRKFYTDTAFLLSDSHVTAMLQCLEAVEQNNPRLLAQIDASMFARKHESPLLVTKSQSLTALPGSTYTPSTSYAQHSYFGSFSSLHQSIPHHGSERRSTSFSLCGPCQKPQESRGHVSPAEDQTVQAPLLPISALAGDSPSTPNEMSSSTLTSPLEAPWVSSQNDSPSDASEGPEYLAIGNQDPRGRTASCQSHSSNAESNSSNLFSSSSSQKRDSAASSLGDQEGGGKSQLSNVLRRSSFSEGQTLTVTGGTKRSHTRSHSDTNIASRGAPGGPRSITIIVEDPIAESCSDKSKLRGPLSYSGQSSEVSTPSSLYMEYEGSQYLCSGEGMFRRPSEGQSLISYLSEQDFGSCADLEKENAHFSISESLIAAIELMKCNMMSQCLEEEEGEEDSDREIQELKQKIRLRRQQIRTKNLLPVYQETENGSFRITSSSSQFSSRDSAQFSDSGSADEVDEFEIQDGSEGSNLTHMSKNGLSVSVASLFSDADIRRSTLSNNKSCVSSQSFSHCFLHSTSAEAVAMGLLKQFEGMQLPAASELEWLVPEHDAPQKLLPIPDSLPISPDDGQHADIYKLRIRVRGNLEWAPPRPQIIFNVHPAPTRKIAVAKQNYRCAGCGIRSDPDYIKRLRYCEYLGKYFCQCCHENAQMVIPSRVLRKWDFSKYYVSNFSKDLLIKIWNDPLFNVQDINSALYRKVKLLNQVRLLRVQLCHMKNMFKTCRLAKELLDSFDTVPGHLTEDLHLYSLNDLTAARKGELGPRLADLTRAGAAHVERCMLCQAKGFICEFCQNADDIIFPFELHKCRTCEECKACYHKACFKSGSCPRCERLQARRELLAKQSLESYMSDSEEEPTEALALEAAILETT, encoded by the exons GTGTATTGCCGCCAGACTGATTACTGGCAGTTTGTGAAAGACATCCGCTGGCTCAGTCCCCACTCGGCCCTTCATGTGGAGAAG TTCATCAACTTGCAGGAGAACGGCCAGAGCAGCACTGACGGCATGAGTGAGCGTGCCGTTGCGGAGCTGTGGCTGCAGCATAGCTTGCAGTGCCACTGTCTCTCAGCCCAGCTCCGACCTCTGCTGGGGGATAGACAGTATATCAGAAAATTCTACACAG ATACTGCTTTCCTGCTAAGCGACTCCCATGTCACGGCCATGCTCCAATGCCTAGAAGCAGTGGAACAGAACAACCCTCGTCTCCTGGCTCAGATTGATGCATCTATG tttgccAGAAAGCATGAGAGCCCGCTGCTGGTGACAAAGAGCCAGAGCCTGACAGCTCTGCCTGGTTCCACGTACACCCCTTCAACCAGTTATGCTCAGCATTCCTATTTTGGGTCCTTCTCTAGCCTCCACCAATCCATACCCCATCATGGCTCAG AAAGAAGATCTACTTCCTTTTCACTCTGTGGCCCATGCCAGAAACCTCAAGAAAGCAGAGGACATGTCTCGCCAGCAGAGGATCAAACCGTCCAAGCCCCTCTGCTTCCAATCTCTGCATTAGCCGGGGACTCCCCCTCGACCCCAAATGAGATGAGCTCCAGCACTCTGACCAGCCCCTTAGAAGCACCCTGGGTCAGCAGCCAGAATGATTCCCCAAGTGATGCCAGTGAGGGGCCTGAGTACTTGGCCATTGGCAACCAGGACCCCCGAGGCCGGACCGCCAGCTGTCAGAGTCACAGCAGCAATGCTGAGAGCAACAGCTCCAATTTGTTCTCCTCCAGCAGCTCCCAGAAGCGAGATTCTGCTGCTTCCTCTCTAGGGGACCaagagggaggtgggaagagCCAGTTGTCCAATGTCCTTCGCAGGTCTAGCTTCTCCGAGGGGCAAACACTCACTGTCACCGGTGGAACAAAGAGGAGCCATACTCGCTCCCATTCGGATACCAACATTGCCTCCAGAGGAGCCCCAG GAGGCCCCAGGAGTATCACCATTATAGTTGAAGATCCCATTGCAG AATCCTGCAGTGATAAGTCGAAGTTGAGAGGCCCCTTGTCCTACTCTGGTCAAAGCAGTGAAGTCAGCACACCCAGCTCTCTGTACATGGAGTATG AGGGCAGTCAGTACCTGTGCTCAGGAGAAGGCATGTTCCGAAGACCATCAGAGGGACAGTCCCTCATCAGCTACCTGTCTGAGCAAGACTTTGGCAGCTGTGCAGACCTGGAAAAG GAAAATGCCCACTTCAGCATCTCAGAATCCTTGATTGCTGCCATTGAGCTGATGAAGTGCAACATGATGAGCCAGTGcctagaagaggaggaaggggaggaggacagTGACAGGGAGATCCAGGAACTGAAGCAGAAGATCCGCCTTCGTCGCCAGCAGATCCGCACCAAGAATCTGCTCCCTGTGTACCAGGAGACTGAGAATGGAA gCTTTCGGATCACTTCCAGCAGCTCCCAGTTCAGTTCACGTGATTCAGCACAGTTCTCTGACTCTGGCTCTGCTGATGAGGTTGATGAATTTGAAATCCAAG ATGGTAGTGAAGGATCTAACCTGACTCACATGTCAAAGAATGGACTCTCAGTATCAGTGGCCTCGCTGTTTTCAG ATGCTGACATCAGAAGGAGCACACTCTCAAACAACAAATCATGTGTTTCCTCCCAGTCCTt CTCTCACTGCTTCCTACACTCCACGTCTGCTGAGGCAGTGGCCATGGGGCTCCTGAAGCAGTTTGAGGGGATGCAGCTCCCAGCCGCCTCAGAGCTAGAGTGGCTTGTTCCAGAGCACGATGCCCCTCAGAAG ctcctgcccatccctgactcactgcccatctcACCAGATGACGGGCAGCATGCTGACATCTACAAGCTACGTATTCGTGTTCGAGGCAACCTGGAGTgggccccaccccggcctcagaTAATTTTTAATGTTCATCCAGCCCCAAC GAGGAAAATCGCTGTGGCCAAGCAGAATTACCGCTGTGCAGGATGTGGCATCCGGAGTGACCCTG ATTACATCAAGCGGCTGCGGTACTGCGAGTACTTGGGCAAGTACTTCTGTCAGTGCTGCCACGAGAATGCCCAGATGGTTATCCCCAGCCGAGTTCTGCGCAAGTGGGACTTCAGCAAGTACTACGTCAGCAATTTCTCCAAGGACCTGCTCATTAAGATCTGGAACGATCCTCTCTTCAATGTGCAGGACATCAACAGTGCCCTCTATAGGAAGGTCAAGCTGCTCAATCAAGTCCGG CTGCTGCGGGTCCAGCTGTGTCACATGAAGAACATGTTCAAGACGTGCCGACTGGCCAAAGA GCTTCTGGACTCCTTTGACACAGTTCCAGGCCACCTGACAGAGGATCTCCACCTGTACTCGCTGAATGACCTGACTGCAGCCAGGAAGGGAGAGCTGGGGCCCCGGCTCGCTGACCTCACCAGGGCGGGGGCTGCCCACGTAGAGCGATGCATG CTTTGCCAAGCCAAGGGCTTCATCTGTGAGTTCTGTCAGAATGCGGATGACATCATCTTTCCCTTTGAGCTCCATAAGTGCCGGACCTGTGAAG AGTGTAAAGCGTGTTACCATAAAGCTTGTTTCAAGTCTGGAAGCTGTCCCCGCTGTGAGCGGCTGCAGGCCCGGCGGGAGTTGCTGGCCAAGCAGAGCCTGGAGTCCTACATGTCAGACTCTGAGGAAGAACCCACCGAGGCCTTGGCCCTGGAGGCCGCCATCCTGGAGACCACCTGA